The Leifsonia sp. ZF2019 DNA segment CTGGCGTGGCTCGCGGAGGCCGAGCAGCGCGACAATCTCGCCCCCCGCAGCGAGGAGCCCGAACCGGGGACGGTGCAGATCCTCACCATCCACGGCGCCAAGGGCCTGGAGTGGGATGTCGTCGCCGTGCCGCGCCTGGTCGACGGCGAGCTCCCCGGCCCTCCCCAGAGCCGCAAAGGCTGGCTGGCCTTCGGGCAGCTGCCGAACGAGTTCCGCGGAGACTCCGCCGAGCTGCCGGTGCTCGCGTGGCGCACGGCCGAGGACCAGAAGCAGATCGACGACTCCATCGCGGACTTCGAGGCCGAGAACCTGCGCAGGCACCTCGAAGAGCAGCGCCGCCTCATCTACGTCGCCGTCACGCGGGCGCGCGAGCGGCTGCTGCTGACGGGCTCGTACTGGTCGACGCAGACGCGGCCGCGCGGGCCGGGCGCCTACCTGCTCGAGCTGCAGGCGGCCGGGCTGCTGCCGGAGGACGCGTTCCCCGAGTGCGACGAGCCGGACGAGAACCCGCTCTCCCTCACAGCCCAGACGGTCACCTGGCCGCTCGACCCGTTGGGGACGCGGCGCGACCGCGTGCAGGCCGCCGCCGAAGCGGTACGCGCACGACGAGAGCGGGGCGAGTCCCGCGGCGGGGTGTACGCCCGTGATCTCGACCTGCTGCTCGCGGAACGCGCCGCGCGGGTCGCTGAGGCCGGGCTGGTGGAGCTGCCGACCCGCATCCCCGCGTCCCGGTTCAAGGACTACATCTCGGATCCAGGAGGCGTCGCCGCGTCCTTGCGCCGGCCGATGCCCGAGCGGCCCTACCGGCAGACGCGCCTGGGCACGCTGTTCCACCACTGGGTGGAGGAGCGATTCGGCACGCCGGCCGGCGGAGCGGACGAGCTCGATGCGGCGGCGACGGAGCTCGACGACCCGGCGGGGGAGCTGCTCGAGGCCGATCGGCTGGCCGAGCTCCAGGCGACGTTCGCGGCGAGCGAGTGGGCCGGTCGCCGACCGGAGGGCGTGGAGTTGGAGATCCACGTGACGCTCGCCGGCCAGGTGGTCGTGTGCAAACTGGACGCGATCTACCGCGCCGACGACGGGGTGCACGACTACCAGATCGTCGACTGGAAGACGGGGAAGGCGCCGCGTGACGCGGAGGACCTTGAGCGCAAGCAGCTGCAGCTCGCGTTGTACCGGCTCGCGTTCGCCCGCTACGCGGGCGTGGATCCCGCACGCATCGACGCCGTCTTCTACTTCGTCGCCGACGACCGGGTCGTGCGGCCGGAACGGCTCTACGAGGAGGAGGAGCTGCGCTCGCTCTGGTCTTCCGCCACCGGCTTCATCCCGCCCGAGCGGCCGTAGCCGTCGGGGCGGTCGCCGGGGGTGCGGTCGAGCATGGCCTCGACGTCGCCGATGGCCATGATCGGGCCGGTGGCGTTCGCGAGCGGGTTGACCGCGTTGCTGTGCACGCGGTCGACGAGCCCGTCGAGCATGCTCACGGCGTCGTCGACGATGTGCTGGTCGCGGACCTCGCGCCCGTGCAGCAGCCAGCGGGCGACCTCCAGCTCCGCGTACAGCATCGCTCGCTGGGTGAACTGCCGATCGGTGGCCACCTGACGCGCGGACGCATAGGCGGTGAGTGCGCCGTCTGTCGCCTCGGAGTTCATGGCGAGGAGCCAGTGCAGGTCGCGGGCGGGGTCGCCGACGCGCAGGGCCGACCAGCCGATGACGGCGGTGACGGAGTCGCCGTCGACGAGGAAGGAGTCCGCGGTGAGCGCCCCGTTGATGACGGTCGGCTGGAACTGCCAGAGCGAGTGGTCCGCGGTGGCGTCGCGCCATCGGTCGCGCAGGGCGGCGGGAAGCAGCCCGGTCGCTGCGGCGGACTCGATGAGGGAGGTCGTCGACGCGAGACTGTCGGCGGCGGAGAGGACCGGGAGGCCGGCCTCCCCGACGAAGCTCGTGGGCAGCCTGTGGATCGCCGCGATCGCGTGGCCGATCGATCCGGCCAGACCGTCGCCGGGTGGGATCTCCTCGACCGCGACGTGCTCGCCGGGAAGGAAGTCGTAGACGACGGCGCGGGTGCCGCCCACCGGTGCCTGACCGAGGTACTGCGGCACGTCGAACGGGAGGCGGCTGCGGATGCCCGCGGTCAGCGCGCGGAGCGCGACGAGGTCGGCGCTCTGCTCGGACTCCGCCGACTGCGACAGCGGGACGCGTACGATGCAGACGCGGCCGTCCCGCTCATCCAGCAGCGCGGCGTCGAATTCGCCGGCCCCGTCGCGGGAGTAGCTGCGAGCGCCGGAGACGACGAGGTCGGGCACGGCCGAGGCGGCCAGCGCGGCTAGAGTGAAGTGGGATCTGGCCATGCTCCCTAGGCTAAATGGACATCCGTGCGTGGGCTCTGATCGCCACGCCTTGAAAGGTTCTCGATGTCGTCAGCACCCCCGTCCGGCGCGCTCAGCGCCCTTCCGCTCTCGCGCCACGCCGTGGACCGCGACCACGCCGCCCGATCGCGACCCGCGTTGTTCGACGAGCTCTGGGAGGAGCCGGGAACGCGCGTGCTGGCACTGTGGAAAGGACGTGCGCTCGTCACGGCGGAGAGCATCCCGGCCGCGACGCCCGCGGGCGACGGGTGGAGCGCACCGGACGCCGGCGAGGCCACCCTCGACCTGCTCCCCGTCGAGCGCGTGAGCGCCGCACTGGTCCGCGTGTACCTCGGGCGCACGCTCGTCGCCACGCCGACGGAGCCTGCAGGCACGGCCGTCGTGCTGGAGGTGCTCACCGATGCCGCCGCGCAGGAGCTCGAGCCGGACGAGGCGCGCTGGGCGAACCTGCGCACGGTCGCCACGGCGTTGAGCGACCGCGATGCCGGGCTGTTCACCGAGGCGCTCGCCATCGCCAACTGGCACGCCTCGCACACGCACTGCCCGCGCTGCGGCACGCCGACGGTCGTCGAGCAGGCGGGCTGGGTGCGTCGCTGCTTCGAGGACGGCTCCGAGGTGTTCCCACGGACCGACCCCGCCGTGATCGTGACCGTGCTCGACGCCGCCGACCGTCTGCTGCTCGGCTCGAACGCCATGTGGGAGCACTCGCGCTACTCCCTGCTCGCCGGATTCGTCGAGCCGGGTGAGTCGTTCGAGTCCGCGGTCGAGCGCGAGATCTTCGAGGAGGCCGGCGTGCGCGTCGTGGACGCACGCTACAAAGGCTCGCAGCCGTGGCCCTTCCCCGCCTCCGTCATGGTCGGGATGACGGCGCGCCTCGCCGACGACCAGCCGCCTGCGGCGCTGGCGCCGGATGGTGAGGAGATCCTCGACCTGCGCTGGTTCAGCAGGCAGGAGCTGTGGGACGCCCGCGGGCAGGTCATCCTGCCCGGTCGCTCCTCGATCGCCCGGGCCCTGATCGAGGACTGGTACGGAGGACCCCTCGACGAGCCGCCGGCGGCGCCGTGACGGACGCTCCACCCACCCCGGCGGGGCTGTTAGCGGGGCTCGACGCCCAGCAGCGCGTCGCCGCGGAGGCTCTGTTCGGCCCGGTCTGCATCCTCGCGGGTGCGGGCACCGGGAAGACCCGCGCGATCACCCATCGGATCGCCTACGGCGTGGCCTCCGGGGCATTCACCCCCAACCGCGTGATGGCGCTGACCTTCACCAACCGCGCCGCCGCGGAACTGCGTGGCCGCCTGCGTCAGCTCGGCGCCGGGGGAGTCGCCGCGCGCACGTTCCACGCCGCCGCACTGGCGCAGCTGAACTACTTCTGGCCGCAGGTGGTGGGCGGGCAGCTGCCCAGCGTCCTCGACGGTAAGGGCCGTGTGCTCGGGCACGCGGCCGAGAAGCTGTCGTTGCGGGTCGACACCGCGACGCTGCGCGACATCGCGGCGGAGATCGAGTGGCGCAAGGTGTCGAGCCTGACGCTCGACCAGTACGCGGACGCGCTCGCGTCGCGCCCGCTGCCGGGCACGCTCACGGCCGATCAGCTCGTCGACATGCATCGCACGTACGAGGAGCTGAAGGACGAGCGCAAGCAGATCGACTTCGAGGACGTCCTGCTGGTGTGCGCAGGGATGATCGAGGTCGAGCCGTCCGTCGCGATGCAGGTCCGCGAGCAATACCGCTTCTTCGTCGTCGACGAGTACCAGGACGTGTCGCCACTGCAGCATCAGCTGCTCGGGCTCTGGCTCGGCGATCGCCGCGACCTCTGCGTGGTCGGCGACGCCAGCCAGACCATCTACTCCTTCGCCGGTGCGCGGAGCGAGTACCTGCTCGGGTTCGAGC contains these protein-coding regions:
- the nudC gene encoding NAD(+) diphosphatase, translating into MSSAPPSGALSALPLSRHAVDRDHAARSRPALFDELWEEPGTRVLALWKGRALVTAESIPAATPAGDGWSAPDAGEATLDLLPVERVSAALVRVYLGRTLVATPTEPAGTAVVLEVLTDAAAQELEPDEARWANLRTVATALSDRDAGLFTEALAIANWHASHTHCPRCGTPTVVEQAGWVRRCFEDGSEVFPRTDPAVIVTVLDAADRLLLGSNAMWEHSRYSLLAGFVEPGESFESAVEREIFEEAGVRVVDARYKGSQPWPFPASVMVGMTARLADDQPPAALAPDGEEILDLRWFSRQELWDARGQVILPGRSSIARALIEDWYGGPLDEPPAAP
- a CDS encoding phosphotransferase; this translates as MARSHFTLAALAASAVPDLVVSGARSYSRDGAGEFDAALLDERDGRVCIVRVPLSQSAESEQSADLVALRALTAGIRSRLPFDVPQYLGQAPVGGTRAVVYDFLPGEHVAVEEIPPGDGLAGSIGHAIAAIHRLPTSFVGEAGLPVLSAADSLASTTSLIESAAATGLLPAALRDRWRDATADHSLWQFQPTVINGALTADSFLVDGDSVTAVIGWSALRVGDPARDLHWLLAMNSEATDGALTAYASARQVATDRQFTQRAMLYAELEVARWLLHGREVRDQHIVDDAVSMLDGLVDRVHSNAVNPLANATGPIMAIGDVEAMLDRTPGDRPDGYGRSGGMKPVAEDQSERSSSSS